The following is a genomic window from Penaeus vannamei isolate JL-2024 chromosome 27, ASM4276789v1, whole genome shotgun sequence.
atatttttatattttttcttcgcaTTTGGCATCATGAAGAAATTATGGAAAAAGGCTGACAAATATCTTAATGTATGGAGACGCcagaatgataatttttttttagatttttttttcccaccAAGAGATTTTAAACTCTTTACTTGATGGGAAAGAAGAGGGTTTCAGTTGAAGATATTTTCAGCGTGAGGCTTTTAAGCTGGCGGTCTCTACTGGAACTTACAcgaaagttttttatttttcgcCATTTTCAGCAAGAGATTTTAGCCTCGCGGTCTCTACTGGAACTTGTTGATGGCGTCTTCAATAACTTGGTGCACTTTGAAGGTGCTCTTCTCATCGTAGGCTGGGGCTGCACCGTAAGCACTGGTGGAAAAGAGACAGGCGTTAGAGCTTTGATACAAATTTGACATAATCAtaaggtatatctatctatctatccatttatctatctaactatctatctatctatctatctatctatctatctatctatctatctatctatctatctatctatctatctataaatatgtatgtaagttaCACATCTTTCATGCACAAGGAAAGCACTGCGAGTCCTAGAAAGGCCAAACGTGTCCTGAAGAAGCGAAACTCACGTAGCGGAGACGTATTCGTAGGGCTGAGCAACCTTGGCCGTTGTCCCGAAGAGCCCCAGGAAAGACGCGACCAAGAGCAGGCCGACGGCGATGACCCCGATGTAGAAGATGGAATCGACGCCTATGGTGACGGATTTGTTGGCGTCTTCGAAGAGAAGTCGTGCGTCGTTTTTGTCGGTGGTGTCGGCTGCGTGCGTGAGGGCGgccagggcgaggaggagggcggcgaAGGTGATTCCTGCAAAGGGATGGTTCGGGGATTGCTGTTTTGTCCAGGTTGGTTGGATTGTTCATGCGATGGTCAAACGAGAACTAAAGTAAATCGATGGATAGAAGACGCATAAAGTTTAAACGAATTGGAAAAGTCGTATGCGACACTTTCTTCGAAGTATCTATAACATTGCATTTTATCCTGTCGTGTTCTAATTCCTCAATCAACCTGATTCAGACGATAATCCACCTTTTTTCACTCAATAATCATTTCACTAAATACCCTTAACATGATTATCTAAATAATATTCACATTTTGCAtgacacgaacacacccacacacacacactcacacacacacagatatacccacacatacacacgaacacccacacgcacacacatacaaaacgtcCATTCACAAGCATCCACACATATACCCGCATACTATAAGAATGAAAACGTACCCTGAGTAGCCATTATAAAGCTTTGTGAAGCGTGACAGGACAAGAAGCTGAGTAGGTCGTCGCTCGGTGGTGTCCACAGGATGACTGGTACCTGAAACTTCCCCCTAAGCCTATTTAAGTAGAcctatggagggggagggagagagagagagggagagagagataaggaggagggagggggggcacatgCATATATGATCGATATGcctattttttttaggggggttaaTTTTCGCGACTGACGAATAATTTTTGACTCTTTTCGGGAGAGATGGAAACAGGAGTAAAGTTTAAAGAAGTGACcttatgaagaaagaaagaaagaaggagaaggagaaggagaagaaaacagacaagGACGGACACTTTTTTCGTGATATATACGAAAAGTAACATAAATGTGAATGATACCCATGACTATGAAGCAAATACGGAAGGAAAAATGCCTGAACATGTAACGTTTTCGTGACATaatcctaaaaaaatatatatcaatatcagtcATAGAATAAcatgatgatatgatatgataatgaataacaattcAATCATATTCATCACGTCATTGATTTGCATTGCTTGTTCTTTCATAATCATATcataaaaaagaatttaaaaagataaaataaaattaacaaacaaacaaaattactaCTTTCGCGGCTTTACAGACACGAAAATtcaggaaaaatatgaaaacaaataaaaatacataaaaatacaaactaacaacaacgataatgataacaattatgattcagcatacaatgaaaatgaataataaagtaatatgaggataagaggataaaaaggaataaagcaTAAggttaaaaaggataaaaaaggcattctatttcccgccaaaaaagataatgatcaaGTTTAGGTTAAGGCGAGAGTTTAAGcaccttttttttatccttcacaATTTGTCTGACGGCCACTAagcttccatttcctctctctctcatacgttcgcgctctctctctcgctctctgtctctgtctctctctctctctcatacattcgctctctgtctctctctctctctcatacattcgctctctctctcatacgttcgcgctttcgctctcgctctctgtctctgtctctctctctcatacgttcgctctctctctctcgctctctgtctctgtctctctctctcatacattcgctctctctctcatacgttcgctctctctctctctctctctctctctctctttcatactttcgccgtgtccctccctctttcatactttcgctctctccctctctcttctgttttcttttttccttcttccgtttctctttttatcttcgttCTGATTCGTCtattaccatatatttttttttatttactgaatACGATTTCCTTctcgactcccccccctccccctccataccctcacccccccctccccagcttccatgccctcaccccccccctccccagcttccATACCCAGAGGGGTTACGATGGACGAATAACGGTTCTTGTCCCGGTactaatacttacacacacgtacacacacacgtgtgtacgtgtgtgtgtacacgcacatacaaacgtgCAGATAACGCAttcagagagatggaaagattttTGTTAATGTAATTTGGTAAATATAGATATCGAGAAAGGAGATAATATGAACCGGTATGGGTAACTAGGAGATGATATAAACCGGTATTAAAATGAACCGGTATGGGTAACTACGCGTTTAATTTATGCAAATATGTAAATTGAGACACCAGGCGAACATCTTAATTGTCCGAATGTCTTGAGCTCTATTTGTAACTTCATTTCCATTAGGTTTACGAAGGGTTTCAGAATCTACGTAAATAGGAGAGGTcttaaacgcacacatacataaatgctatttattattattattattatttattattattattatttattattattattatttattatttgttattactattattatttattattattattatttattatttattattattattgtttattattattattatttattattatgtacgcacgcatacataaatGGACCCGCGAATACTTACGTTTGACTGTGTattggtctgtctatctatgtctattcatttttttattcttttatttcatttatttttttgcttaactatctatttatttatcatctcactctctctctctatctatctgtctatctatctacctatctagctatcaatccattactttctctctctc
Proteins encoded in this region:
- the LOC113817303 gene encoding uncharacterized protein produces the protein MATQGITFAALLLALAALTHAADTTDKNDARLLFEDANKSVTIGVDSIFYIGVIAVGLLLVASFLGLFGTTAKVAQPYEYVSATAYGAAPAYDEKSTFKVHQVIEDAINKFQ